The following coding sequences lie in one Peromyscus maniculatus bairdii isolate BWxNUB_F1_BW_parent chromosome 3, HU_Pman_BW_mat_3.1, whole genome shotgun sequence genomic window:
- the Smco3 gene encoding single-pass membrane and coiled-coil domain-containing protein 3, whose translation MAQSDFLYPENPRRRQEVNRLHQQLLDCLSDSFQVTNKLTGVLNTHLGCTLAFIEMKRDGTIKENCDIIIQAVIQIQKELQKVDEALKEKLEPTLYRKLQDIKERETEKIAIVQKVISVILGEATTAASAVAVKLVGSNVTTGIINKLVTVLAHIGTSLLGSIGVAVLGLGIDMIIRAILGAVERTQLQAAIKSYEKHLVEFKAASERYHHAITEVTSAVKRQIR comes from the coding sequence ATGGCTCAGAGTGACTTCCTCTACCCAGAAAACCCAAGGAGGCGGCAGGAAGTGAACCGCCTTCACCAGCAGCTTCTAGACTGCTTGTCTGACAGCTTCCAGGTCACCAACAAGCTGACCGGGGTTCTGAACACCCACTTGGGCTGTACGCTGGCCTTCATTGAGATGAAAAGAGATGGAACTATTAAAGAAAACTGTGACATCATCATTCAAGCTGTGATACAGATCCAAAAGGAACTGCAGAAGGTTGATGAGGCACTGAAAGAGAAACTGGAGCCAACCCTTTACAGAAAACTTCAGGACATCAAGGAACGGGAGACAGAGAAGATCGCAATCGTGCAAAAGGTCATTTCTGTCATCCTGGGAGAAGCTACAACTGCAGCCAGTGCAGTGGCTGTTAAACTCGTGGGCTCCAATGTCACCACTGGCATAATTAACAAGCTGGTCACCGTGCTAGCTCACATCGGGACTTCCCTCCTTGGTAGCATCGGCGTTGCCGTGCTTGGTCTTGGCATAGATATGATCATTCGTGCCATCTTGGGAGCAGTGGAGAGGACGCAGCTTCAAGCAGCCATCAAAAGCTACGAGAAGCATCTGGTGGAGTTCAAGGCAGCTTCGGAAAGGTACCATCACGCCATCACTGAGGTCACCAGTGCCGTGAAACGCCAGATAAGATGA
- the Wbp11 gene encoding WW domain-binding protein 11 isoform X2: MMVRAAVLKMKDPKQIIRDMEKLDEMEFNPVQQPQLNEKVLKDKRKKLRETFERILRLYEKENPDIYKELRKLEVEYEQKRAQLSQYFDAVKNAQHVEVESIPLPDMPHAPSNILIQDIPLPGAQPPSILKKTSAYGPPTRAVSILPLLGHGVPRLPPGRKPPGPPPGPPPPQVLQMYGRKVGFALDLPPRRRDEDMLYSPELAQRGHDDDVSSTSEDDGYPEDMDQDKHDDSTEDSDTDRSDAESEGDEFGHRDDSERDNPEEKKSGLSVRFADMPGKSRKKKKNMKELTPLQAMMLRMAGQEIPEEGREVEEFSEDDDDDDSDDSEAEKQSQKQHKEDSHSDGTSAASSQQQAPPQSVPPSQIQAPPMPGPPPLGPPPAPPLRPPGPPTGLPPGPPPGAPPFLRPPGMPGIRGPLPRLLPPGPPPGRPPGPPPGPPPGLPPGPPPRGPPPRLPPPAPPGIPPPRPGMMRPPLVPPLGPAPPGLFPPAPLPNPGVLSAPPSLIQRPKADDASAATIEKKATATISAKPQITNPKAEVTRFVPTALRVRRENKGAAAVPQRRSEDDSAAPVTKAAARSGPSLPVSVQTKDDVYEAFMKEMEGLL; the protein is encoded by the exons ATGATGGTCCGAGCTGCGGTTTTGAAGATGAAAGATCCCAAACAGATTATCCGGGACATGGAGAAATTGGATGAAATGG AGTTTAACCCAGTGCAACAGCCACAGTTAAATGAGAAAGTCCTGAAAGACAAGCGTAAAAAGCTGCGGGAAACATTTGAACGAATCCTACGgctttatgaaaaagaaaatccagatATTTACAAAGAATTGAGAAAGCTGGAAGTAGAATATGAACAGAAGAGGGCTCAACTGAGCCAGTACTTTGATGCTGTGAAG AATGCTCAGCATGTGGAAGTAGAGAGCATCCCTTTGCCAGACATGCCGCATGCGCCTTCCAACATCTTGATCCAGGACATCCCGCTTCCTGGTGCCCAGCCACCCTCCATCCTTAAGAAAACCTCTGCATACGG GCCTCCGACTCGTGCAGTTTCTATCCTTCCGCTCCTCGGTCATGGTGTTCCACGTTTGCCCCCTGGCAGAAAACCACCGGGCCCTCCACCTGGCCCACCTCCTCCTCAGGTTCTGCAGATGTATGGCCGGAAAGTGGGTTTTGCTCTCGATCTTCCCCCTCGTAGACGAGATGAAGACATGCTGTATAGTCCGGAACTTG CTCAGCGAGGTCATGACGATGACGTGTCCAGCACCAGTGAGGACGACGGCTACCCCGAGGACATGGACCAGGACAAGCATGACGACAGCACTGAGGACAGTGACACTGACAGGTCTGATGCCGAGAGTGAAGGTGACGAGTTCGGGCACCGGGACGACAGTGAGCGAGACAACCCCGAGGAGAAGAAGTCGG GTCTGAGTGTTCGGTTTGCTGATATGCCTGGGAAatcaaggaagaagaagaagaacatgaAGGAGCTGACTCCTCTTCAAGCCATGATGCTTCGGATGGCAG GTCAGGAAATCCCTGAGGAAGGACGTGAAGTGGAGGAATTTTCGGaggatgatgatgacgatgactcTGATGATTCTGAAGCAGAAAAGCAGTCGCAAAAGCAGCATAAAGAGGATTCCCACTCTGACGGCACATCTGCTGCCTCTTCCCAGCAGCAGGCTCCTCCTCAGTCTGTTCCTCCTTCCCAGATACAAGCACCTCCCATGCCAGGACCGCCACCTCTTGGACCACCGCCTGCCCCACCCTTACGGCCTCCTGGACCACCTACAGGCCTCCCTCCTGGACCACCTCCAG ggGCTCCTCCATTCCTGAGACCACCTGGAATGCCAGGAATCCGAGGGCCTCTACCACGACTTTTACCTCCAGGACCACCACCAGGCCGACCTCCTGGCCCTCCCCCAGGTCCACCTCCAGGCCTGCCCCCTGGCCCCCCTCCTCGAGGACCCCCACCAAGGCTACCTCCTCCTGCACCTCCAG GTATCCCTCCCCCTCGTCCCGGCATGATGCGCCCACCCTTGGTGCCTCCTCTTGGACCTGCCCCGCCTGGGCTTTTCCCACCAGCTCCCTTGCCCAACCCAGGGGTGTTGAGTGCCCCACCCAGCCTCATTCAGCGACCGAAGGCGGATGATGCCAGTGCAGCCACCATTGAGAAGAAAGCCACAGCGACCATCAGTGCCAAGCCCCAGATCACCAATCCCAAGGCAGAGGTTACACGGTTTGTGCCCACTGCGCTGAGAGTACGCAGGGAGAATAAGGGGGCTGCTGCTGTTCCCCAAagaaggtcagaggatgactctgCTGCGCCTGTTACCAAAGCAGCCGCCAGATCTGGTCCTTCTCTTCCCGTCTCCGTGCAGACTAAGGACGATGTTTATGAAGCGTTTATGAAAGAGATGGAAGGGCTGCTGTGA
- the H2aj gene encoding histone H2A.J, with protein MSGRGKQGGKVRAKAKSRSSRAGLQFPVGRVHRLLRKGNYAERVGAGAPVYLAAVLEYLTAEILELAGNAARDNKKTRIIPRHLQLAIRNDEELNKLLGRVTIAQGGVLPNIQAVLLPKKTESQKVKSK; from the coding sequence ATGTCGGGGCGAGGCAAGCAGGGCGGCAAGGTGCGCGCCAAGGCCAAGTCGCGCTCGTCGCGCGCGGGCCTGCAGTTCCCCGTGGGCCGCGTGCACCGGCTGCTGCGCAAGGGCAACTACGCGGAGCGCGTGGGCGCGGGCGCGCCGGTCTACCTGGCGGCGGTGCTGGAGTACCTGACGGCCGAGATCCTGGAGCTGGCGGGCAACGCGGCGCGCGACAACAAGAAGACGCGCATCATCCCGCGCCACCTGCAGCTGGCCATCCGCAACGACGAGGAGCTCAACAAGCTGCTGGGCCGCGTGACCATCGCGCAGGGCGGCGTCCTGCCCAACATCCAGGCCGTGCTGCTGCCCAAGAAGACCGAGAGCCAGAAGGTGAAGAGCAAGTGA
- the Wbp11 gene encoding WW domain-binding protein 11 isoform X1 gives MGRRSTSSTKSGKFMNPTDQARKEARKRELKKNKKQRMMVRAAVLKMKDPKQIIRDMEKLDEMEFNPVQQPQLNEKVLKDKRKKLRETFERILRLYEKENPDIYKELRKLEVEYEQKRAQLSQYFDAVKNAQHVEVESIPLPDMPHAPSNILIQDIPLPGAQPPSILKKTSAYGPPTRAVSILPLLGHGVPRLPPGRKPPGPPPGPPPPQVLQMYGRKVGFALDLPPRRRDEDMLYSPELAQRGHDDDVSSTSEDDGYPEDMDQDKHDDSTEDSDTDRSDAESEGDEFGHRDDSERDNPEEKKSGLSVRFADMPGKSRKKKKNMKELTPLQAMMLRMAGQEIPEEGREVEEFSEDDDDDDSDDSEAEKQSQKQHKEDSHSDGTSAASSQQQAPPQSVPPSQIQAPPMPGPPPLGPPPAPPLRPPGPPTGLPPGPPPGAPPFLRPPGMPGIRGPLPRLLPPGPPPGRPPGPPPGPPPGLPPGPPPRGPPPRLPPPAPPGIPPPRPGMMRPPLVPPLGPAPPGLFPPAPLPNPGVLSAPPSLIQRPKADDASAATIEKKATATISAKPQITNPKAEVTRFVPTALRVRRENKGAAAVPQRRSEDDSAAPVTKAAARSGPSLPVSVQTKDDVYEAFMKEMEGLL, from the exons ATGGGACGGAGATCAACATCCTCCACCAAGAGTGGGAAGTTTATGAACCCCACGGACCAAGCTC GAAAGGAAGCCCGGAAAAGAGAATTGAAAAAG AACAAAAAACAGCGCATGATGGTCCGAGCTGCGGTTTTGAAGATGAAAGATCCCAAACAGATTATCCGGGACATGGAGAAATTGGATGAAATGG AGTTTAACCCAGTGCAACAGCCACAGTTAAATGAGAAAGTCCTGAAAGACAAGCGTAAAAAGCTGCGGGAAACATTTGAACGAATCCTACGgctttatgaaaaagaaaatccagatATTTACAAAGAATTGAGAAAGCTGGAAGTAGAATATGAACAGAAGAGGGCTCAACTGAGCCAGTACTTTGATGCTGTGAAG AATGCTCAGCATGTGGAAGTAGAGAGCATCCCTTTGCCAGACATGCCGCATGCGCCTTCCAACATCTTGATCCAGGACATCCCGCTTCCTGGTGCCCAGCCACCCTCCATCCTTAAGAAAACCTCTGCATACGG GCCTCCGACTCGTGCAGTTTCTATCCTTCCGCTCCTCGGTCATGGTGTTCCACGTTTGCCCCCTGGCAGAAAACCACCGGGCCCTCCACCTGGCCCACCTCCTCCTCAGGTTCTGCAGATGTATGGCCGGAAAGTGGGTTTTGCTCTCGATCTTCCCCCTCGTAGACGAGATGAAGACATGCTGTATAGTCCGGAACTTG CTCAGCGAGGTCATGACGATGACGTGTCCAGCACCAGTGAGGACGACGGCTACCCCGAGGACATGGACCAGGACAAGCATGACGACAGCACTGAGGACAGTGACACTGACAGGTCTGATGCCGAGAGTGAAGGTGACGAGTTCGGGCACCGGGACGACAGTGAGCGAGACAACCCCGAGGAGAAGAAGTCGG GTCTGAGTGTTCGGTTTGCTGATATGCCTGGGAAatcaaggaagaagaagaagaacatgaAGGAGCTGACTCCTCTTCAAGCCATGATGCTTCGGATGGCAG GTCAGGAAATCCCTGAGGAAGGACGTGAAGTGGAGGAATTTTCGGaggatgatgatgacgatgactcTGATGATTCTGAAGCAGAAAAGCAGTCGCAAAAGCAGCATAAAGAGGATTCCCACTCTGACGGCACATCTGCTGCCTCTTCCCAGCAGCAGGCTCCTCCTCAGTCTGTTCCTCCTTCCCAGATACAAGCACCTCCCATGCCAGGACCGCCACCTCTTGGACCACCGCCTGCCCCACCCTTACGGCCTCCTGGACCACCTACAGGCCTCCCTCCTGGACCACCTCCAG ggGCTCCTCCATTCCTGAGACCACCTGGAATGCCAGGAATCCGAGGGCCTCTACCACGACTTTTACCTCCAGGACCACCACCAGGCCGACCTCCTGGCCCTCCCCCAGGTCCACCTCCAGGCCTGCCCCCTGGCCCCCCTCCTCGAGGACCCCCACCAAGGCTACCTCCTCCTGCACCTCCAG GTATCCCTCCCCCTCGTCCCGGCATGATGCGCCCACCCTTGGTGCCTCCTCTTGGACCTGCCCCGCCTGGGCTTTTCCCACCAGCTCCCTTGCCCAACCCAGGGGTGTTGAGTGCCCCACCCAGCCTCATTCAGCGACCGAAGGCGGATGATGCCAGTGCAGCCACCATTGAGAAGAAAGCCACAGCGACCATCAGTGCCAAGCCCCAGATCACCAATCCCAAGGCAGAGGTTACACGGTTTGTGCCCACTGCGCTGAGAGTACGCAGGGAGAATAAGGGGGCTGCTGCTGTTCCCCAAagaaggtcagaggatgactctgCTGCGCCTGTTACCAAAGCAGCCGCCAGATCTGGTCCTTCTCTTCCCGTCTCCGTGCAGACTAAGGACGATGTTTATGAAGCGTTTATGAAAGAGATGGAAGGGCTGCTGTGA
- the C3H12orf60 gene encoding uncharacterized protein C12orf60 homolog, which produces MSSESEKGKERLIQAAKILFFHIRDLVSFINKFVELFNLTMKTQILQMDLKEDSYIKDFFEQMIKIFKEMQLMFDAKHKQMQKEPLCSKVVTAVTSAVEKCANAGPHHTAKEMLKNIQTPAFASVLNSSHILGNLESALSLLIQFPIMSLRLRDFYSEETKEQPGATTSEKSPEHPKATSEDALRKLQDALRTDNAHKSVEAAADELELFVKTMEPTLQVLQKTIKTIEGDISTSREAEAK; this is translated from the coding sequence ATGTCTTCTGAGTCAGAAAAGGGTAAAGAGAGACTGATTCAAGCTGCTAAAATACTCTTCTTCCACATACGAGATCTGGTTTCCTTCATAAATAAGTTCGTTGAATTGTTTAACCTCACAATGAAGACTCAGATCCTCCAGATGGATCTGAAAGAAGATAGCTACATTAAAGATTTCTTTGAAcaaatgattaaaatttttaaagagatgcAGTTGATGTTTGATGCAaagcacaaacaaatgcaaaaggAGCCTTTATGTTCCAAGGTGGTGACTGCTGTGACCTCTGCAGTGGAGAAATGTGCCAACGCGGGTCCACACCACACAGCTAAAGAAATGCTCAAAAATATCCAGACACCAGCTTTTGCCTCTGTGCTGAACAGTAGTCACATCCTTGGGAATCTAGAATCTGCTCTTTCGCTCCTGATACAGTTCCCCATCATGAGTCTTCGATTACGTGACTTCTACAGTGAAGAGACCAAAGAGCAGCCAGGTGCTACCACATCTGAGAAAAGTCCAGAACATCCCAAGGCCACTTCAGAGGATGCCTTGAGGAAGCTGCAAGATGCCCTAAGAACTGATAATGCCCACAAGTCAGTAGAAGCAGCCGCAGATGAACTGGAACTGTTTGTCAAGACTATGGAGCCAACCTTACAGGTCCTCCAGAAAACCATAAAGACCATAGAAGGGGATATCTCCACATCTAGGGAAGCCGAGGCCAAGTAG